Proteins encoded by one window of Conger conger chromosome 1, fConCon1.1, whole genome shotgun sequence:
- the LOC133137819 gene encoding anterior gradient protein 2 homolog: MMKGFMSVLLVLVAVSSSWGKPEKSTPQVQKRVPQTLSRGWGDQLIWCQTYEEALYKSQASNKPLMVIFHLDDCPHSQALKQVFANNKEIQKMADEDFILLNLVFETVDKHLNPDGQYVPRIIFVDPSLTVRADIIGRYSNRMYAYEPNDIKQLLANMQAAKKLLKTEL, encoded by the exons ATGATGAAGGGGTTCATGTCTGTACTCTTGGTCCTGGTGGCTGTCTCATCTTCTTGGGGAAAACCTGAAAAGTCCACACCCCAGGTTCAGAAGAGGGTCCCTCAGACACTATCTAGAG GGTGGGGAGACCAGCTAATCTGGTGTCAGACCTATGAAGAAGCACTGTACAAATCCCAAGCCAG TAACAAGCCCCTAATGGTCATCTTTCACCTGGATGATTGTCCCCACAGCCAGG CTCTTAAGCAGGTGTTTGCCAACAACaaagaaattcagaaaatgGCAGATGAGGACTTCATCCTTTTGAACCTTGTG TTTGAAACTGTAGATAAGCATCTCAATCCTGATGGCCAGTATGTCCCCAGGATCATTTTTGTTG ACCCTTCTCTCACTGTAAGAGCTGATATCATAGGAAGATATTCAAACCGTATGTACGCATATGAACCgaatgacataaaacaat TGTTAGCCAATATGCAGGCAGCGAAGAAGCTGCTAAAGacagagctgtga
- the LOC133141879 gene encoding serine/threonine-protein phosphatase 1 regulatory subunit 10-like, with the protein MAGSGVDPREVINGVENLLGKDGELRSPEAVTKIVSLMKASHKMVSRCIYLNILLQTKSHDILNRFIRVGGYKLLNAWLTYSKTTNNTPLLQLILLTLQKLPLTVDHLKQNNTAKLVKQLSKSGETEELRKLAGVLVEGWMAIIRSQGVSTTSGASPSDKKRKKEEGKVRSGEVKKGGDGVKVAQEEKKKEKPKAHAPSHAKFRSTGLEVDTPSPLPAKKPPTAPQLGDKYNIKPAVLKRPSPSLSDLPVEKKYKPLNTTPNSTKEIKVKIIPAQPMECTGFLDALNSAPVPGIKIKKKKKAVSPTSNKPCPFDSKPVPYPAPQSKPLSPEPPATQSPPHEAPDLEQPGTPVPSEETEVMDTGERPNALSEPRGEEESLLTKSGKKKKSVRWAEEAQLKEYFFFDLDETERVNVNKIKDFGEAARRELMMDRQAFETARRHSHDAMEESTAWTPPRPLTMVTSLVISGANSSEKHTQRDRELGILQEIFLSKDSVPDTPHEPEPEPYEPVPPRLIPIDEDCTSVDESFQEPLDAPALAGSSSGPPEGSKLPPVLANLMGSMGSSGRSPQAQGPSVNVQELLTSIMGAQGGHSAEDLIKQPNFSDQIKQLLGSLQQGQPQNPPSGPPPGAGPVNPGLLGHGPGMNMNMNMNMNMNMNMAMPMNGGYLPNNPPSGPHFPHPPPPHGHAPPFPVAGGPRMMGPPPGQPRGGDGGGYWGEEPMRGGPHRGGGGHFHRGRGGRGGRGGRGGGGPPPRGGDMSSRPVCRHFKVKGNCRYENNCAFYHPGVNGPPLP; encoded by the exons ATGGCTGGGAGTGGCGTGGATCCCAGGGAAGTGATTAACGGAGTGGAGAATTTGCTGGGAAAAGATGGAGAGCTTCGCAGCCCTGAAGCAGTTACAAAGATTGTCAG tCTAATGAAAGCCTCCCACAAGATGGTGAGCAGATGCATCTACCTAAATATTTTACTCCAGACCAAATCTCATGACATATTAAACAG ATTTATCAGAGTGGGGGGATACAAGCTGCTAAATGCCTGGTTGACCTACTCCAAAACCACTAACAACACTCCCTTGCTGCAATTAATTCTCCTCACTCTGCAGAAATTGCCCCTCACGGTTGACCACCTCAAACAG AACAACACAGCCAAACTAGTCAAACAGCTGAGCAAGAGTGGAGAGACTGAAG AATTGAGGAAGCTGGCAGGCGTGCTTGTCGAGGGCTGGATGGCCATCATTCGCTCTCAGGGTGTGTCAACAACCAGTGGAGCCTCCCCATCAG ACAAGAAACGAAAGAAAGAGGAAGGTAAAGTCCGAAGCGGAGAGGTGAAGAAAGGTGGAGATGGAGTGAAGGTGGcacaggaggagaagaagaaagagaagccCAAAGCCCACGCCCCCAGCCATGCCAAGTTCCGATCGACAG GCCTAGAAGTGGACACCCCCAGTCCTCTTCCTGCTAAAAAACCCCCAACCGCCCCCCAGCTTGGAGACAAATACAATATCAAACCTGCTGTTCTCAAGAGGCCCAG CCCCTCTCTGTCAGATTTACCTGTGGAGAAGAAATACAAACCACTCAACACCACACCTAATTCCACTAAGGAGATAAAAGTCAAGATTATCCCAGCACAGC CAATGGAGTGCACTGGGTTCTTGGATGCTCTTAACTCTGCTCCAGTTCCTGGGATCAAgattaagaagaagaagaaggctgTGTCTCCAACATCAAATAAG CCCTGCCCATTTGACAGCAAGCCTGTACCCTACCCTGCCCCTCAGAGTAAACCCTTATCCCCTGAGCCCCCTGCCACTCAGAGTCCCCCTCATGAGGCCCCCGACCTGGAGCAGCCAGGCACGCCTGTGCCCAGTGAGGAAACTGAGGTCATGGATACAG gggAGAGACCCAACGCTCTCTCGGAACCacgtggagaggaggagagcctACTCACAAAGAgcgggaagaagaagaagagcgtTCGCTGGGCAGAGGAGGCGCAGCTGAAAGAGTATTTCTTCTTTGACCTTGATGAGACTGAGagag TCAACGTCAATAAGATCAAAGACTTTGGCGAAGCTGCCCGGCGTGAGCTGATGATGGACCGGCAGGCCTTCGAGACGGCACGGCGGCATTCCCACGATGCCATGGAGGAGAGCACGGCCTGGACCCCGCCTCGGCCCCTGACCATGGTCACCAGCCTGGTCATCTCAGGGGCCAACAGCAGCGAGAAGCACACGCAGAGGGACAGGGAGCTGGGCATCCTGCAGGAGATCTTCCTCAGCAAGGACAG TGTGCCAGACACCCCTCATGAGCCAGAACCAGAGCCTTATGAGCCTGTGCCCCCGAGACTCATACCCATCGATGAG GACTGCACTTCAGTAGACGAGAGCTTCCAGGAGCCCCTGGACGCCCCTGCCCTGGCTGGCTCCTCTTCCGGCCCCCCTGAGGGCTCCAAGCTGCCCCCTGTCCTGGCCAACCTGATGGGCAGCATGGGGAGCAGTGGCCGCAGCCCCCAGGCTCAGGGCCCCTCAGTCAATGTGCAGGAGCTGCTGACCTCCATCATG GGGGCTCAAGGCGGCCACTCGGCTGAGGACCTGATAAAGCAGCCCAACTTCTCCGACCAGATCAAACAGCTGCTGGGGTCCCTGCAGCAGGGCCAGCCCCAGAACCCGCCCTCCGGACCACCTCCGGGAGCAGGCCCAG TGAACCCTGGCTTACTTGGCCACGGCCCCggaatgaacatgaacatgaatatgaacatgaacatgaacatgaacatggcGATGCCCATGAACGGCGGGTATCTgcccaacaaccccccctccGGCCCCCACTTCCCCCACCCGCCCCCGCCCCACGGCCACGCCCCGCCCTTCCCTGTCGCAGGCGGGCCCCGGATGATGGGCCCGCCCCCAGGCCAGCCCAGAGGAGGCGACGGAGGAGGTTACTGGGGGGAGGAGCCCATGAGGGGAGGCCCACACCGAGGCGGAGGAGGCCACTTCCACCGCGGCAGGGGAGGGCGAGGAGGccggggggggcgagggggcggGGGACCCCCCCCCAGGGGAGGAG ACATGTCGAGTCGGCCGGTGTGTCGGCACTTCAAAGTGAAGGGAAACTGTCGATACGAGAACAACTGTGCTTTTTACCACCCTGGCGTGAATGGACCGCCTTTGCCCTAA